Proteins from a genomic interval of Sphingobacterium sp. SYP-B4668:
- a CDS encoding enolase C-terminal domain-like protein produces MIKRYDIEDKRFPLNTGAGSDAVHKDPIYSYAVTKLMDDRGRVGTGLAFTIGAGNDLVCKAAAFYVERLVGKGIEEIMADFGHIFNALSNEQQFRWLGPHKGIVHLALASVTNACYDLWAKTRQVPLWKLLTDLTATEIVNTLDLSYLEDELTAQQAIALLETNLATKDSRMGILGRGYTGYDTSVGWFNYSDEQVRENCRRAIDNGFNAMKLKVGSFDPLRDIKRAHIVREVAGDGATVMLDANQQWTLPQALSICDELKTMNPYWIEEPTHPDDILAHKTLAERIAPIKVAMGEHVPNRILFKNYLQLNAAGFVQVDAVRVGGVSEFIAVSLLCRKYNIPVVPHVGDMGQLHQHLVLFNHISMGHEALFLEHIPHLKSHFVHPVQIEGGVYKTPMEVGSSCDLL; encoded by the coding sequence ATGATAAAAAGATACGATATCGAGGATAAGCGATTTCCGTTAAACACGGGAGCGGGAAGCGATGCTGTGCATAAAGACCCGATTTATTCTTACGCGGTAACCAAATTAATGGATGACAGGGGGAGAGTTGGCACAGGGTTGGCCTTTACGATCGGAGCGGGGAATGACTTAGTCTGTAAGGCAGCGGCCTTTTATGTGGAACGCTTAGTAGGGAAAGGAATAGAAGAAATAATGGCTGATTTTGGGCATATATTCAATGCATTAAGCAATGAACAACAGTTTAGATGGCTAGGGCCGCACAAAGGTATCGTACATTTGGCATTAGCTTCGGTGACGAATGCTTGCTACGACCTATGGGCCAAAACACGACAAGTACCCCTTTGGAAACTGCTGACTGACCTGACGGCTACCGAAATCGTCAACACATTAGATCTATCCTATTTGGAAGATGAGTTGACAGCTCAACAGGCAATTGCTTTATTGGAAACCAATTTGGCGACCAAAGATAGTCGTATGGGAATCCTGGGCCGTGGGTATACGGGCTATGATACTTCTGTAGGGTGGTTCAATTATTCGGATGAGCAAGTTCGCGAAAACTGTCGCAGAGCGATAGATAATGGATTCAACGCGATGAAACTTAAGGTCGGTAGCTTCGATCCGCTACGAGATATTAAGCGGGCTCACATTGTAAGAGAAGTGGCCGGAGATGGCGCGACAGTGATGTTGGATGCCAATCAACAGTGGACACTTCCACAAGCATTGTCTATTTGCGACGAATTAAAGACGATGAATCCATATTGGATAGAGGAACCTACCCATCCGGATGATATCCTAGCCCATAAGACACTTGCTGAGAGGATTGCACCCATTAAGGTCGCGATGGGAGAGCATGTGCCCAATAGAATACTATTTAAGAATTACTTACAACTAAATGCTGCGGGGTTTGTTCAGGTAGATGCAGTGCGTGTCGGTGGGGTAAGTGAGTTTATAGCGGTAAGTCTGTTATGTCGCAAATACAACATTCCGGTGGTGCCTCATGTAGGGGATATGGGGCAATTGCATCAGCATTTGGTGTTGTTCAACCATATATCGATGGGACATGAAGCGTTATTCTTGGAGCATATCCCACATCTAAAATCGCATTTTGTACACCCAGTGCAGATTGAAGGAGGAGTGTATAAGACGCCAATGGAAGTGGGAAGTAGTTGTGATTTACTTTAA
- a CDS encoding alpha-L-fucosidase yields the protein MIKKISVLSMMLLAIHITAFGQSKVHVPVSSTQPSKYQLEQIQRKYGMFVHFGINTFHNEEWTDGSKPASSYAPTIIDAKQWVATAKNSGMKYIILVAKHHDGFCLWDSKYTEYDVANSSNKTNVVEAVAKECEKQGIKLGLYYSLWDRKENGNVKDVKADAAYNKYMLEQINEMIDVAQKHTRVVELWLDGGWEKENYRWPIQQIYSNVKARAPQCQVGVNWTIGSPKNIDQHPVLPNDQEEYFPLRYYPSDFRLGDPYLPKNPDPKLFVSQGKVYYMPFETTVVLGKKWFYHTEDNTPRPVSELADMYKKATAQDNILILNVGPNREGRVKDSDVEVLKKLKENLAL from the coding sequence ATGATAAAAAAGATTAGCGTGCTCAGCATGATGCTACTGGCCATCCATATCACTGCCTTTGGACAGTCTAAAGTACATGTGCCGGTATCTTCTACACAACCCAGCAAGTACCAATTGGAACAGATTCAACGGAAATACGGTATGTTCGTGCATTTTGGTATCAATACCTTCCATAATGAGGAGTGGACAGACGGCTCTAAACCGGCATCCTCCTATGCCCCGACTATCATCGATGCCAAGCAATGGGTGGCGACTGCCAAGAATTCGGGGATGAAGTACATCATTTTGGTTGCCAAGCACCATGATGGCTTTTGTTTGTGGGACAGCAAGTACACGGAGTATGATGTGGCCAATTCGAGTAATAAGACCAATGTCGTGGAGGCTGTAGCAAAGGAATGTGAAAAGCAGGGTATAAAATTGGGTTTATATTACTCATTATGGGATAGGAAGGAAAATGGAAATGTTAAAGACGTAAAAGCCGATGCTGCCTACAACAAATATATGCTGGAGCAAATTAATGAAATGATTGATGTAGCACAGAAACATACAAGAGTTGTGGAGCTTTGGTTAGATGGAGGTTGGGAAAAGGAAAACTACCGCTGGCCGATACAACAGATTTATTCCAATGTGAAAGCGCGCGCACCCCAATGCCAAGTCGGGGTGAATTGGACCATTGGCTCTCCAAAAAATATAGATCAGCACCCCGTGTTACCCAATGATCAAGAAGAATATTTTCCACTACGATACTATCCAAGCGATTTCCGTTTGGGTGACCCATATTTACCAAAAAATCCAGACCCTAAGCTATTCGTCAGTCAAGGAAAGGTGTATTACATGCCTTTTGAAACGACAGTAGTACTGGGCAAAAAATGGTTTTACCATACCGAAGACAATACACCTCGTCCCGTATCTGAGCTGGCTGATATGTATAAGAAAGCTACGGCTCAGGATAATATTTTGATCTTGAACGTAGGGCCCAACCGCGAAGGCCGTGTCAAAGATTCGGATGTTGAAGTATTGAAGAAGCTGAAAGAAAACCTTGCGCTGTAG
- the pstB gene encoding phosphate ABC transporter ATP-binding protein PstB: MKIKLSAENLQISFGQKEVLKNINVSFAENQITALIGPSGCGKSTLLRSFNRMHDLSPDAKITGSLKLEDLDLYDKSVPVTEIRKRIGMVFQKANPFPKSIYENIAYGLKINNLPHGKDVIEKALREAFLWEEVKNDLKMPATRLSGGQQQRLCIARAVALRPEVILMDEPCSALDPVSTLKIEELISHLKEKYTIVIVTHNMQQAQRIADKTVFMYLGEVKEEGPTEQIFNHPKEEMTLNYIKGSFG; the protein is encoded by the coding sequence ATGAAAATTAAGTTATCCGCAGAAAATCTACAGATTAGTTTTGGTCAAAAAGAAGTCTTGAAAAATATCAATGTTTCTTTTGCTGAGAATCAGATTACGGCTTTGATAGGACCTTCTGGTTGTGGCAAGAGTACATTGCTGCGGAGCTTCAACCGTATGCATGATCTTTCACCTGATGCCAAGATTACCGGTAGTCTTAAACTGGAAGACTTGGATCTATACGACAAGTCGGTGCCCGTGACCGAAATCAGAAAACGTATAGGGATGGTTTTCCAAAAGGCTAATCCGTTTCCGAAAAGCATCTATGAGAATATCGCCTACGGATTAAAAATCAATAACTTGCCCCACGGTAAGGACGTTATTGAAAAGGCCTTAAGGGAAGCATTTCTCTGGGAAGAAGTCAAAAATGATTTGAAAATGCCTGCTACCAGACTCTCTGGTGGTCAACAACAACGATTGTGTATAGCGAGAGCTGTGGCGCTCCGACCAGAGGTGATTTTGATGGATGAGCCGTGCTCGGCCCTGGATCCAGTGAGTACGTTGAAGATAGAGGAACTGATTTCGCATCTGAAAGAAAAATATACAATCGTAATCGTGACGCATAATATGCAACAGGCACAGCGTATTGCCGACAAAACCGTCTTTATGTATCTGGGAGAGGTGAAGGAGGAGGGACCGACTGAGCAAATATTCAATCATCCCAAAGAAGAAATGACCTTGAATTATATTAAAGGGAGTTTTGGATAG
- the pstA gene encoding phosphate ABC transporter permease PstA, with protein MQRKKFKFTSIIEWGTLLLSTGLVCLFLVIILWEIISKGASSLSWEFIVDVPREGMTKGGILTPILGTVLLTLLTALFSIPFGVCCAIYLNEYAEDNWLTRTIRAAIRNLSGVPSIIYGLFGLALFVQALQFDTSMLSAGLTLGLLSLPYIITTTEEALMRIPASTREAALAVGATKFETIKDVVLPSAMSGILTGVVLTLSRAAGETAPILFTGAAFYINGMGGAIDNEFMALPYHLYMLSTQHQSIEMVRPIAYGTALVLIIVVFLLNLTAFYIRYKYRKNEN; from the coding sequence ATGCAGCGTAAGAAGTTTAAATTTACATCCATAATTGAATGGGGTACGCTCTTATTGAGCACAGGATTAGTGTGCCTTTTCTTGGTCATTATCCTTTGGGAAATCATCTCCAAGGGTGCAAGCTCCTTATCTTGGGAATTTATCGTGGATGTGCCGAGAGAAGGAATGACCAAAGGTGGTATCTTAACCCCAATTTTGGGAACAGTATTGTTGACCTTGCTAACGGCACTTTTTTCGATTCCATTTGGGGTATGCTGTGCCATTTATTTGAATGAATATGCGGAGGACAATTGGTTGACGCGTACGATCCGTGCAGCTATTCGTAACCTTTCGGGTGTACCCTCCATCATCTATGGTTTGTTTGGCTTGGCGCTGTTTGTGCAAGCGTTGCAGTTTGACACCTCTATGTTGTCTGCGGGATTGACATTGGGCTTATTGTCTCTGCCTTATATCATCACAACTACCGAAGAAGCATTGATGCGTATTCCGGCCAGTACACGAGAAGCGGCTCTGGCCGTGGGCGCCACCAAATTTGAAACCATCAAGGATGTGGTCTTGCCTTCGGCAATGTCGGGAATATTGACAGGCGTGGTGTTGACCCTTTCCAGAGCAGCAGGTGAAACGGCACCGATTCTCTTTACAGGTGCTGCTTTTTATATCAATGGTATGGGGGGAGCAATAGACAATGAATTCATGGCCCTTCCGTATCACCTATACATGCTCTCTACTCAGCATCAATCTATTGAGATGGTGCGTCCTATCGCCTACGGTACGGCATTAGTGTTAATTATTGTTGTCTTCTTATTGAATTTGACGGCTTTCTATATACGTTACAAATACAGAAAAAATGAAAATTAA
- the pstC gene encoding phosphate ABC transporter permease subunit PstC, which translates to MKYKTRLSLDVAFKYIFKVTGLLVLAALGGILAMLIYNSLSFFSDVRPLDFITGMEWNPTGKNPKYGLLPLILSTTLVTIGAMVIAIPLGIGTAAFISEYASPKLKTILKPTIEMLAAIPSVVIGFLGIVLVGPGIANLVGLPNGLNALNGAILLAVMALPTIITVAEDAIHAVPKTYKEASYGVGATKWQTLCFVVIPAAAPGIIAAVMLGVGRAIGETMTVLMATGNAALLPEGMFDSVKTMTATIAIEMGEVPYKTTHYFALYAIATVLFCMTLIANLVGEYFINRFRKYHAA; encoded by the coding sequence ATGAAATATAAGACTCGATTATCTTTGGATGTGGCCTTTAAATATATTTTTAAAGTTACCGGACTTTTGGTGTTGGCCGCATTGGGGGGGATATTGGCGATGCTAATCTACAATTCCCTTTCTTTCTTCTCAGATGTGCGTCCATTGGATTTTATTACTGGGATGGAATGGAACCCCACGGGTAAGAATCCCAAGTATGGTCTGTTACCTTTAATTCTGAGTACGACATTGGTTACTATTGGTGCGATGGTGATTGCCATTCCTTTAGGGATTGGTACAGCGGCATTCATCTCCGAATATGCGAGCCCTAAATTGAAGACAATCTTGAAACCTACTATTGAGATGCTAGCGGCAATCCCCTCTGTAGTAATTGGTTTTCTAGGTATTGTATTGGTAGGTCCGGGTATTGCAAATTTGGTGGGGCTACCGAATGGGTTGAATGCACTTAACGGAGCAATACTATTAGCTGTTATGGCTTTGCCAACGATAATTACCGTAGCTGAAGATGCCATTCATGCGGTGCCAAAAACCTATAAAGAGGCGAGTTACGGTGTGGGGGCTACCAAGTGGCAGACTTTATGTTTTGTGGTCATTCCGGCTGCAGCACCAGGTATTATTGCAGCAGTAATGTTGGGAGTGGGACGGGCCATCGGGGAGACGATGACCGTACTCATGGCTACTGGGAATGCAGCTTTGCTCCCCGAGGGAATGTTTGATTCGGTCAAGACAATGACAGCAACTATAGCCATCGAGATGGGAGAGGTACCTTATAAAACGACCCATTATTTTGCCTTATACGCGATTGCTACTGTATTATTCTGCATGACGTTGATCGCCAATTTGGTAGGGGAGTATTTTATTAATCGTTTTAGGAAATATCATGCAGCGTAA
- a CDS encoding PstS family phosphate ABC transporter substrate-binding protein encodes MRNYRITYFGVVVLLFAYGCTSKDHSIKMKGSDTEVNLAVNLAEKFTEIDPSFNIAISGGGSGLGITSLLNGQADIANSSRPLSGEEVQQFKDKNIDLKTVIFAEDATAFIVHKDLPLNEVDLKTLGQILDGTIKNWNELTSVNMPINIYGRQSSSGTYSFVKKKLKIEFSAAAKEMTGNAQIIEGVKADKSGVGYIGAGYVADDPEAKQGVRIVKIKETPTSVAYSPNDLQAINNSQYFFQRPLYQFILASSWEKVKPFIDFERSEKGKQMIKEHGYYIKER; translated from the coding sequence ATGAGGAATTATCGTATTACCTACTTCGGGGTTGTCGTACTGCTTTTTGCGTACGGATGTACATCTAAAGACCATTCCATTAAAATGAAAGGGTCGGACACCGAAGTGAATTTGGCCGTCAATCTGGCCGAGAAGTTTACAGAAATCGATCCCAGTTTCAACATCGCGATATCGGGTGGCGGATCTGGATTAGGGATTACTTCTTTGTTGAACGGACAGGCAGACATTGCAAATTCCTCCCGACCACTATCCGGAGAAGAGGTCCAACAATTCAAAGACAAGAACATCGATCTTAAAACCGTCATCTTTGCTGAGGATGCCACGGCTTTTATCGTACATAAAGACTTGCCGCTCAATGAAGTCGACCTGAAGACCTTAGGGCAAATTTTAGATGGGACCATCAAGAATTGGAATGAATTGACCTCCGTCAATATGCCCATCAATATCTATGGGCGCCAAAGCAGCTCAGGAACCTATTCCTTTGTGAAGAAAAAGCTTAAGATTGAATTTTCTGCAGCCGCAAAAGAGATGACTGGCAACGCGCAAATCATCGAAGGGGTCAAAGCCGATAAATCAGGCGTCGGTTATATCGGAGCGGGCTATGTGGCTGACGATCCGGAAGCCAAGCAGGGCGTTCGCATCGTCAAGATTAAAGAAACACCTACCAGTGTAGCCTATTCGCCAAATGATCTGCAGGCGATAAATAATAGTCAATATTTTTTCCAGCGCCCATTATACCAATTTATCTTGGCCAGTTCATGGGAGAAGGTCAAGCCATTCATCGATTTCGAACGAAGTGAGAAGGGCAAGCAGATGATCAAAGAGCATGGTTATTATATCAAAGAAAGATAA